In Candidatus Woesearchaeota archaeon, the DNA window ATGAAGTCCCATCCAAGCAGGAAGCTTATCATATTTCCCTTTTTGCCAAGTTTCATTCCAATAACATTGGCCATCATGTAACATATCTCTAGTTTCCCTTTTGTGATGTTCACAATGAGGACAAATATGTTTTAAATGAAATTTTGCATTTGATTTTTTGATCATATGAATTATTTTATTAACCATGAAATCACCTTTTTTCTATTTAAAAACAGATCTGATATTTTAACTTTTTGTATTTAAATTATTTTAAGTTTCATATCATTTTAATTTTAATATATGACTATTCGAGAATGATTAATTTAATAAACTTTAATTTTCTCAATTTAGCTATGATAGAATTATGGGGTTTAAAAACACTGGCAATATTTGATGTGTGGACAATAGAGCACATTTTAAGCGGTATTTCTATAGGTACATTAGTCAAAAATCATAATAATAAACACATAAATCGCATTCTTAAATTCTTTCATATCAATTTAAATTCAAAGAAAAAAAAAGAAGTTGATGAACAAAGTTTTGTTTATAAAATAAAAGAGTTTTGGAAAAATGAACATAATAGTATTTTTAGATTGGATTTAATTGGAGTTCTTTTTTTAGCATATATTTGGGAATCATTAGAACATTATTTAGAAACTGGTTTGGCAGGAGGAGTAGTTGAATATTGGTTTCAAGGTGTTGAAGCTTGGCCCAATAGATTAATTTCAGATCCTTTAATGTTAGTTCTTGGTTATTTAATTGCAAAGAGATTACCTAAATTTGTTGTGTGGGCTCGATTAGCTTCATTACTTTGGTTAATAATACATGTTTTTGTTTATCCACATAGCATGTATTTGCATTATTTATTCTAGAAATATTTTTTTATTTTTTGTGGTTAATTAAATTAACAAATAATTTTCTTTTCATCATTTGTAATTCGATTAATTTAATTTCCACCTAATTCAACTCAAATACATTTCTCTGCCGCAAGAAAGTATGTAATCAAGACAATCAAATCCTATATCTTCTTTTGCTTGATATTCAAAAAAACCAACTATTTCTGGAGAACAAATTTGAATTGCGCGAGTAATGTCATTTTTTGTTATGTTACCGCCCATTCCTTGAGTAAATTTTAATCCTGGCCAATTATATTCTGCTAAAAATCCATCACAATCAACATCAATTGCATAACACTTAGGTAAATTATTATCTTCTCGAAGCATTTTAAGTAGTGAATCATCATTATGATCCATTAAATCCAACACCTGATCTTCAGAAATTAATCCTAGTTGTATGGCAATTTGCACATAAGATCCTCTACAAAGAAAATCTATTGGCCAGCGATCTTTATGTGCATCACTTCTAAGAATGGTTTGGTGAGGAGGTCCAGATTCATAAATTGGATAAGCCCAACTATGATCTCCCCCAATAACTAGCAGCGGATCTCCTGTTTTTTTTAGTTCAAGTAATATTTGTGCAAAAGGAGTTATTTGATTTAAATGAGAATAATGTTGCCCAGGGGTTGCATAATTAGTTGACGTGAGTTGAGCTGGGCAAGGTAAATTAGTTCTAATATGTTCAATTGCAGTTTCATCTACTTCAAAAGTAACTATTTGTAAGGTCTTTCGTTTAAGGTATTTGGCTATGTCAGAAAACATGAGAAATTACTTTTCAATAACTCCCATTTAAGTGTTGTTATTGCATTTATTAAGTGTAATTGTGGGTTTAACAATTGAATAAAACAAGCCATAAAATAAAGAAAAAAAATAATGAAAATAATTTAATCAAAAAACATTTTTTTAAGTACTGGAATCATTAATGCGATTGTTATAATCAAGTACCAATACCACGAAAAACTTAAAACTAAATTTCTAAATCCTGACCATGCAGTTATCAAAAATAGTGTTGAAAATAGTACTGATAATTTTACTAAAGAAATATCGTACCATTTTAATTTTTTAATTTGTTTATTTGCCCAGTTAAATAGGTTCATCTTATCACCTCGAATTAATTAAATATTTGGATGTTGCGGGTCATAAACTGCAATTAGCTATTTAGTTTTATTGTTTTTTTTCAGCTTAACTCAATATTTTTCGGTTATTTCCAATGAACGTATTTTAAGCCATTCTAACTTAGTAATAATCAATGTTTTCAAAAAATTTATATATTATTAGTCATATCAATTGATATAACATGAAAAAACGAGAATCAAAACTAAGATTTCCTCAATTAGACACTATTTTAATGGTAGAAAAATTTATTCAAGAACGTGATGGGGAATTTAAAAAAAGAAAACTTTGGGAATCATTACCTAAGCGCATGATGTATCAAACTTTTTGCACAATATTTGATTATTTGGCATATTCTGGAAAAATTTCAATTGATTCTGAAGGAAAAATAGGGTGGATTTACAATTCAAAACTTGCTCAAGAATATTTTAATAGGTTTGATTTAGGAATAAAAAATGAAGTTGAAATCCAAAATTCGATTTGCCAACAAAAAGGTAAAAAAAGAGTTTTATCAGCTTCAGAACGGAACTCATGAAGATCAAGAATTATTTTTTCAAATCAATAAAACTCTGGTTGTTTTAGAAACTAATGTTTTTTCAGGCGTGCAGATTCCAAAAAAATTAATTCCTGAAATTTACATTAAAAAATATGAAATAACTAATGTGTGGAAATATAATTTACCTTGCGGGTGGAGATTAATTTATTCAATAGTTAAAGATGAAATAATTGTTAGTGGTTTAGTTATAGAATGGTTTGATCCTAAAAGTTATGAACGCAGATTCAAATATTAATTCAGTTTATTGATCTACGCATCAAATAATCTGGTCGATTTGGCGAATAAAGTTCGTCTCTTTTTACTATGTGAAATCCTTGATGTATAAAAAATTCCACTCCTTCAAAATTATCTATTGAAACATCTAATTGCATAGGTGCATCTTCTGTTTCTACTTGAACTTGTCGCATCAAAAACCTACCTAACGATCTATTTTGATAATGCGGATCAATTCTAAAATTTTTTATTTCAACCGTTCCATCTGGTAAAAATTGATAAACAGAATCACCAATAACCACTCCTTCCGAAATTGCAATTATTGGTTTATATCTTCCAGATTCCATGCGAGCTTGACATTTGCCAAATAACCAATCTTCATAATGATCGTAATACTGCGGTTGTTTTCTCATAAAATCTAGAAGTAGGGCTAAATCTGTTTCATCTTGGACTGTGGTGATTGTTAATGGGAACATGCTTATTAGCTAATTAACTGGGTTTTAAAAAAGTTGGGATTGATTTAAAACGAAGAATTAAGGTAATTAATACACGCAATATTTTTATATAATATATCTAATCAAATTATTAAATTTAGATGAATTTATAAATTAATTGAGATCTATTGAGTATTTATTTATAAATAACATATTAAGAGGAATGATCATAAAATGGCTAAACCTATTGGAAGTTACGAGTACAAAGAAGTAGAAGAAGAAGTTCTAACATTTTGGGAAGATAATAAAATTTATCCTAAATTAAAACAAAAAGGTGTTGGAAAAAATCCATTTTTCTTTATTCAAGGTCCTCCTTATACTTCTGGACGGCTTCATATGGGTCATGCTTGGAATAATTCTCTAAAAGATATGGTTCTTAGGTTTAAACGTATGCGTGGACTGGATGTGTTTGATCGTGCCGCATATGACATGCATGGTCTTCCCACTGCAAGAAAAGTTATGGCTGAATTAAAACTTGATTGTAAAGAAGATATTGAATCGTATGGTGTTGAAAAATTTATTACTCGTTGTATTGAGTTTTCTAAAGAAAGCGTTGAGTTTATGAATAAAGATCTTAAACGAATGGGTATTTGGATGGATTTTGAAAATGCGTGTCTTCCTATTGATAATAGTTATATTGAAGGTGAGTGGTTTTTAATCAAAAAAGCTCATGAAAAAAATCGTTTGTATGAAGGATTAAGAACTCTATGTTGGTGTGCTTCTTGTCAAACTGCAATGGCAAAGCATGAATGCAATTACAAAGAAGTTACAGAGCCATCTATTTTTGTTAAATTTCCAGTTAAAGGAAAAGATAATGA includes these proteins:
- a CDS encoding GNAT family N-acetyltransferase, with protein sequence MFPLTITTVQDETDLALLLDFMRKQPQYYDHYEDWLFGKCQARMESGRYKPIIAISEGVVIGDSVYQFLPDGTVEIKNFRIDPHYQNRSLGRFLMRQVQVETEDAPMQLDVSIDNFEGVEFFIHQGFHIVKRDELYSPNRPDYLMRRSIN